In Herbaspirillum seropedicae, a single window of DNA contains:
- the trpD gene encoding anthranilate phosphoribosyltransferase: MPITPQEALLRCIEHREIFHDEMLTLFRQIMSGEMSPVMIAALTMGLRVKKESIGEIAAAAQVMREFATKVPMADTSRLLDIVGTGGDGAHTFNISTASMFVAAAAGARVAKHGGRSVSSSSGSADVLEALGADINLQPEQVAQSIAQTGIGFMFAPNHHAAMKHAAPVRKELGVRTIFNILGPLTNPAGAPNILMGVFHPDLVGIQVRVLQRLGAQHAIVVWGRDNLDEVTLGGATMVGELINGEIREYEIHPEDFGLSMFASRNLQVSNAAESKEKIFEALRGEPGPVHDIVVINAATALYAAGVAPSIAEGLQTARATIASGAARAKLDQFVQVTRQLGGKH, from the coding sequence ATGCCCATCACTCCCCAAGAAGCGCTGCTGCGCTGTATCGAACACCGCGAGATCTTCCACGATGAAATGCTGACGCTGTTCCGCCAGATCATGAGCGGCGAGATGTCGCCGGTCATGATCGCTGCCCTCACCATGGGCCTGCGCGTGAAGAAGGAAAGCATCGGCGAGATCGCCGCCGCCGCCCAGGTCATGCGCGAATTCGCGACCAAGGTGCCGATGGCCGACACCTCGCGCCTGCTCGACATCGTCGGCACCGGTGGCGATGGCGCACACACCTTCAACATCTCCACCGCTTCCATGTTCGTGGCCGCGGCGGCCGGTGCGCGCGTGGCCAAGCATGGCGGGCGCAGCGTGTCGTCCTCGTCCGGCAGCGCCGACGTGCTCGAGGCACTCGGTGCGGACATCAACCTGCAACCCGAGCAAGTGGCGCAATCGATCGCCCAGACCGGCATCGGCTTCATGTTCGCCCCCAACCACCACGCCGCCATGAAGCACGCCGCGCCGGTGCGCAAGGAGCTGGGCGTACGCACCATCTTCAACATCCTCGGTCCGCTGACCAATCCGGCGGGGGCGCCCAACATCCTCATGGGCGTGTTCCACCCCGACCTGGTCGGCATCCAGGTGCGCGTGCTGCAACGCCTGGGCGCGCAACACGCCATCGTGGTCTGGGGCCGCGACAACCTGGATGAAGTCACGCTGGGCGGCGCCACCATGGTGGGCGAGCTCATCAATGGCGAGATCCGCGAGTACGAGATCCATCCGGAAGACTTCGGCCTGTCCATGTTTGCCAGCCGCAACTTGCAGGTCAGCAATGCGGCCGAATCGAAGGAAAAGATCTTCGAAGCCCTGCGCGGGGAACCCGGTCCGGTACACGACATCGTAGTCATCAATGCCGCCACCGCTCTGTATGCGGCCGGTGTTGCGCCCTCGATTGCCGAAGGCCTGCAGACGGCGCGCGCCACCATCGCCTCCGGCGCGGCCCGCGCCAAGCTGGACCAGTTCGTCCAGGTGACCCGCCAGCTCGGTGGCAAGCACTGA